One part of the Xanthocytophaga agilis genome encodes these proteins:
- a CDS encoding polysaccharide deacetylase family protein, whose protein sequence is MATIFMLHRVFPVIYPRLTPNEDLKISPDYLIQVIELLLKRGYTFISVDELYEILISSRRYKKLIVFTLDDGYKDNLTQALPVFESFNIPFIVYITNCFPDQTANLWWYTLEEIVQTNTSVHLSNDLQFACYTPEEKWETFTKIRELILENKIDCKELDPFSQSASIQTLCMNWEEVQQLSKHPLVTIGAHTLNHPVLKNLSLTEATYEISASRDALEGAIHKKIDHFAYPFGEFQQAGHREFSLVQELGFKTAVTTRSGHIFPQHQHHLTALPRIYLYENGFKLDELMFNNVFWSNKFKQVVTI, encoded by the coding sequence ATGGCAACTATATTTATGTTGCATAGGGTCTTTCCTGTCATATACCCACGTCTTACCCCAAACGAAGATCTTAAAATATCACCTGACTATCTTATCCAGGTAATAGAACTTCTTTTAAAAAGGGGATATACATTCATCTCAGTGGATGAGTTGTACGAAATATTAATTTCTTCAAGAAGATATAAGAAGCTTATTGTATTTACACTGGATGATGGCTATAAGGACAATCTTACTCAGGCCCTTCCTGTTTTCGAGTCCTTCAATATACCATTTATCGTGTATATTACCAATTGCTTTCCTGATCAAACTGCAAACTTATGGTGGTATACCCTGGAAGAAATTGTCCAGACTAATACCTCTGTTCATCTATCCAATGATTTACAGTTTGCCTGCTACACTCCAGAAGAGAAATGGGAGACGTTTACAAAGATTCGGGAGCTTATTCTGGAGAATAAAATAGATTGCAAAGAATTAGATCCATTCTCCCAATCCGCCTCTATACAAACACTATGTATGAATTGGGAAGAAGTACAACAATTGAGTAAGCATCCTTTGGTTACCATTGGTGCACATACTCTCAACCATCCTGTATTAAAAAATCTTTCTCTGACAGAGGCTACCTATGAGATATCTGCATCCAGAGATGCACTGGAAGGAGCAATACATAAAAAGATAGATCATTTTGCTTATCCATTCGGGGAATTTCAGCAAGCAGGTCACAGAGAATTCAGTTTAGTACAGGAACTTGGTTTTAAAACAGCAGTTACCACCCGATCCGGTCACATATTTCCGCAGCATCAGCATCATCTTACAGCCTTACCACGTATCTATTTGTATGAAAATGGCTTCAAGCTAGATGAGCTTATGTTCAATAATGTATTCTGGTCTAATAAATTTAAACAAGTTGTTACGATATGA
- a CDS encoding glycosyltransferase, with the protein MNILHVSYSDYEGGADKAALRICKAQRSIGINAQMLVIKKVTDLPFVHSAIPKWRLPEFKIKDRLAQTLLRMQPNTNPMLHSLNLFPGFIHHTINKSKADIVNLHWIAKEMISVSEIGKIHKPIVWTLHDSWAFCGTEHHPNGLEDDGFAKGYANTNHFLDFNRWNLAHKIQAWRKKHFQIVTPSQWEASLARRSSLFNKENIEVIANPLNTDVFHPFNLLEARLSLGIPLTKKVILFGSLRSVEDRNKGYDLLQEAFAIFKEKYGVHNCLAVIFGMNEDEETIHLDCPRQYVGRITSEQQMALLYSAADVMVVPSRMENLPQTATEPIACGTPVVGFQVGGMPDIISHKLNGYLAQPYKPEDLADGINWVLSNSLAYNLSENARKIALQSLSETRIASQYEEIYRKIMVSSTQFSERIFV; encoded by the coding sequence ATGAATATCCTGCATGTTTCCTATTCTGACTATGAAGGTGGAGCTGATAAGGCGGCATTACGAATATGCAAGGCCCAACGTAGCATTGGTATAAATGCACAGATGCTGGTTATCAAGAAAGTAACGGACCTTCCTTTCGTTCATTCAGCTATACCTAAATGGAGACTGCCAGAGTTTAAGATCAAAGACAGATTAGCGCAAACATTGTTAAGAATGCAGCCTAACACTAATCCCATGCTGCACTCACTTAATTTGTTCCCTGGTTTTATTCACCACACCATTAATAAATCCAAGGCCGATATTGTGAATCTGCACTGGATTGCCAAAGAGATGATCAGTGTCTCAGAAATTGGTAAAATTCACAAACCCATTGTCTGGACACTTCACGACTCCTGGGCATTTTGTGGAACGGAACACCATCCCAATGGATTAGAGGATGATGGATTTGCCAAAGGGTATGCAAACACCAACCATTTTCTGGATTTCAACAGATGGAACTTAGCCCATAAGATACAAGCATGGAGAAAAAAACATTTTCAAATTGTTACTCCCAGCCAATGGGAAGCATCTCTTGCTCGTAGAAGTAGTCTTTTCAACAAGGAAAACATCGAAGTTATTGCCAATCCCTTAAACACAGATGTATTTCATCCTTTTAACTTATTGGAAGCCCGCCTCTCTCTTGGTATTCCGTTAACTAAAAAAGTCATTCTTTTTGGTTCTTTACGTTCCGTAGAAGATAGAAACAAAGGCTATGATCTTTTACAGGAAGCATTTGCTATTTTTAAAGAGAAGTATGGAGTTCATAATTGTCTGGCAGTTATTTTTGGTATGAACGAAGATGAAGAAACGATTCATCTTGATTGTCCAAGACAATATGTTGGCAGGATAACTTCTGAACAACAGATGGCATTATTATATTCTGCTGCCGATGTTATGGTAGTTCCGTCCAGAATGGAGAATCTGCCACAAACAGCTACAGAACCTATTGCATGTGGCACCCCTGTAGTTGGTTTTCAGGTAGGAGGTATGCCAGATATCATTTCACATAAATTAAATGGATATCTGGCACAGCCCTACAAGCCTGAAGATCTGGCAGATGGTATAAACTGGGTGCTCTCTAATTCTCTTGCCTATAATCTATCTGAAAATGCACGTAAAATTGCATTACAATCTCTTTCTGAAACCAGGATAGCTTCTCAATACGAAGAGATCTATCGAAAGATTATGGTTTCCAGCACACAATTCTCAGAACGAATATTTGTGTAG
- a CDS encoding sigma-70 family RNA polymerase sigma factor gives MEDILSIPMVDKPRQKIVQTVKDYSKRLFGFIRGKVKSDEDAEDILQDVWYQLSNAVNIDEIEHMSGWLFQVARNKIIDKHRKKTPDALEEMGYEDEEGNFSIMEILLANDTNPETEYIRDAFWRELFVSLEELPEKQRQVFVWNELEDMTLQEIADKTGENLKTIISRKGYAVKHLRKKLEMLYSEFLNY, from the coding sequence ATGGAAGATATCCTAAGCATACCAATGGTTGATAAACCCAGACAAAAAATAGTCCAGACTGTTAAAGACTATAGTAAGCGTCTTTTTGGCTTTATTAGAGGAAAGGTAAAGTCGGATGAGGATGCTGAGGATATTTTGCAGGATGTTTGGTATCAGCTTAGTAATGCAGTGAATATTGATGAGATTGAACATATGAGCGGATGGCTGTTTCAGGTTGCCAGAAATAAAATCATCGATAAACACCGTAAAAAAACTCCCGATGCGTTGGAAGAGATGGGGTATGAGGATGAGGAAGGCAATTTTTCTATTATGGAGATTTTGCTTGCCAATGATACAAATCCGGAAACAGAATACATTCGGGATGCGTTCTGGCGAGAATTATTTGTTTCTTTGGAGGAACTGCCTGAAAAACAACGCCAGGTTTTTGTGTGGAATGAACTCGAAGATATGACTCTGCAGGAGATTGCAGATAAGACAGGAGAGAATTTAAAGACGATCATTTCCCGTAAGGGATATGCAGTGAAACATCTGCGTAAGAAGTTAGAAATGTTATATAGCGAATTTTTGAATTACTAA
- a CDS encoding NAD-dependent succinate-semialdehyde dehydrogenase: MAQAHFQSINPYTQTIIAEYPIQDKHALDKKISQAELTYKSWRKSTFAQRSELLLKVAEILKRDTERYARIITDEMGKHIREARAEVLKCATACSYYAQEAETLLADQIVNTPFKSKVVFDPIGCVFTIMPWNFPFWQVFRQATASLSAGNVLMLKHAPNVSGCSLAMESIFLEAGFPEGAFQSLIMSVEDIEYVVQHPIVQAITLTGSERAGISVGALAGKHIKKSVLELGGSDPVLVLDDADLDKAAQIAVQSRMQNAGQSCIAAKRFLATPKTAELFTGKVYDLIQNIKQGNPLDDSIQMGPMARLDLAEGLEKQLKDSMESGAILQLGGHRNGANFSPTLLTETDTQMPVFQEETFGPLASVFIAKDEAHMIELANQSRYGLGATLFSEDRERAEHIARNIESGSVFINSLVRSDAQLPFGGVKKSGYGRELAGFGIRELVNVKTLVIE; encoded by the coding sequence ATGGCACAAGCACACTTTCAATCTATTAATCCATATACACAGACCATAATTGCAGAATATCCCATTCAGGATAAACATGCTCTTGACAAAAAAATCAGCCAGGCTGAACTAACGTATAAAAGCTGGAGAAAAAGCACGTTTGCTCAACGTAGTGAATTATTACTTAAAGTAGCCGAGATTCTAAAGAGAGATACAGAAAGATATGCCCGGATTATTACAGACGAAATGGGCAAACATATACGAGAAGCTCGTGCAGAAGTACTAAAATGTGCTACTGCTTGTAGTTATTATGCACAGGAAGCCGAAACGCTGCTGGCTGACCAGATAGTGAATACACCATTCAAAAGTAAAGTTGTATTTGATCCTATTGGCTGTGTCTTTACCATTATGCCCTGGAACTTTCCATTCTGGCAGGTATTCCGACAAGCTACAGCCTCATTATCTGCAGGCAATGTACTTATGCTTAAACATGCCCCCAATGTAAGTGGATGTTCTCTGGCTATGGAATCGATATTTTTGGAAGCAGGATTTCCTGAAGGAGCTTTTCAGTCGTTGATCATGAGTGTAGAAGATATTGAATATGTGGTTCAGCATCCTATTGTTCAGGCTATCACTCTTACAGGAAGTGAACGGGCTGGCATAAGTGTAGGAGCCCTGGCAGGCAAACATATCAAAAAGAGTGTTCTGGAATTAGGTGGGTCTGATCCAGTATTGGTACTGGATGATGCGGATCTGGACAAGGCAGCCCAAATCGCTGTTCAATCCCGAATGCAGAATGCAGGTCAGAGCTGTATTGCAGCCAAACGATTTTTAGCAACGCCTAAAACTGCCGAACTATTCACAGGTAAAGTATATGATCTTATTCAAAACATCAAGCAGGGAAATCCACTGGACGATTCGATTCAAATGGGTCCAATGGCCCGCCTTGATCTGGCAGAAGGTCTGGAAAAGCAGCTGAAAGATTCTATGGAAAGTGGAGCTATACTACAACTGGGTGGGCATCGTAATGGAGCTAACTTCTCTCCCACTCTGCTTACAGAAACAGACACACAAATGCCCGTTTTCCAGGAAGAAACATTCGGACCACTGGCATCTGTTTTTATAGCCAAAGATGAGGCACATATGATTGAACTTGCCAACCAGAGTCGATATGGTTTGGGAGCTACTCTATTTTCGGAAGATCGCGAACGGGCAGAACATATAGCACGCAATATAGAATCTGGTAGCGTATTTATAAATAGCCTGGTTCGTTCGGATGCTCAATTGCCATTTGGTGGAGTTAAGAAATCAGGATATGGCAGAGAATTAGCGGGCTTTGGGATTCGGGAACTTGTCAATGTTAAAACACTGGTAATAGAGTAA